A single genomic interval of Lathyrus oleraceus cultivar Zhongwan6 chromosome 7, CAAS_Psat_ZW6_1.0, whole genome shotgun sequence harbors:
- the LOC127103240 gene encoding acyl-CoA-binding domain-containing protein 1 produces MITSSITHLVNVMQEDFEEHAAKVKTLKESPSNENLLILYGLYKQATLGPVTTARPGIFSQKDRAKWDAWKAVEGKSKDEAMSDYITKVKQLLEEAGLSA; encoded by the exons ATGATTACTTCAAGCATTACACACTTGGTTAATGTGATGCAGGAGGATTTTGAGGAGCATGCTGCGAAAGTCAAGACTCTAAAAGAGAGTCCATCAAATGAAAACTTGCTTATCCTTTATGGATTGTACAAGCAAGCCACTCTTGGACCTGTTACCACCG CTCGTCCTGGGATTTTCAGCCAGAAAGACAGAGCTAAATGGGATGCATGGAAGGCTGTTGAAG GAAAATCCAAGGATGAAGCAATGAGTGATTACATCACTAAGGTGAAACAGCTGCTCGAAGAAGCTGGTCTTTCTGCTTAA